The following nucleotide sequence is from Podospora bellae-mahoneyi strain CBS 112042 chromosome 1 map unlocalized CBS112042p_1, whole genome shotgun sequence.
CAGAGCTACAGGCAGGACCTCTCCACCGAGACACCGACCTTCAACCCTCCCGAGCTCTCGAAactcaacatctccacctTACCTGCCTGGAGGCTCGTTAGCCTCCAGCATTCAGCCAGTCCCAAACTTAGCAGTATTTTCATCGGTATCTGGCACAGCTCTATGCACCCGAAACAACAATGGCCAACGGCatcttttttgtttcttgggaGTTGTGGCAGCAGATGACTTTTGTATGTCCTCTACCTTTCTCAACATGCTGTTGAGGGTTTCGTTTCGCTAACTAGGCGTACCTGGCAGATCCTAGCTATGGGAATAGTGGCTGTATTTTGTGCAGGGCTGATGAAACTCTGGTGGAATAACCGTCTGGTGAAAAAACAAGAGCTGTTGGACGAAGAGAAGAGACtgcgggtggaggagatgcgCAGGTCAGGTCTTGGCATGAAGCGAGCGAACGATATCCCCTTCGGAGTTCGAGCTATACAGGGTGgcgtggaggttgatgggataTGGATCTCAAGACCTGCATCCCAGGACGACCCAGCTACTGCGAAGCTTGTATCCTCCAATTCGACGGCAAGTAGCCAATCTTCTGCCTTACCACCGGTCTCCCAAGTCTCTTTGGAGAGCCAACGACCGCTTTTTCGAACAATGGGCGGCTTGAATGAGGATACACTTCGAAGTTTGGAGGGGCATGGATCGAGACAGCCTCACGATATCTACGTCCCCACTTCGAGTCAACAAATACCCCATTATCCTAGTCAGCAAAGCTCAGTGTCGTCGCTAGGAGAGTCTGCCTCGGCAAGAAGCAGGAGTGGGAAGGGCAACTCATCAGCACTCAATTCGAGGGTCTATGCGCCAAAACCACTTTGTGAAGGACAGTATCAGTACCATCAGGTGGATAGTGCGCGGAATGGGCAGGACTCACCCCCAGATCCTTTTCAAACCCCGGCCCGTACACCCAGTGGATTCTCAGTTCGACTACCCAGTGGAACACAGACTCCCCTGTTACCAGTGAGCAGCATACCAGCCCCCGAGCCGACCTTTGGGCCCGGAGACTTGCACTTGAACCGTTCTTCTCGGAGGGTGAACGGGGGATTCGAGATTCTACCAGCTGGAACTGTTGGAGGCCCAAGGAAGCTTGACCACTCCGTGAACCCAGTTCCGGGCAGAACTGCGTCCCAGTCTCCCAATAAGCCGAGGACATAGTCGAATGGGGTTGAAGGCAGAGCTATAGCTATGAATTATGAACTTGTATACACCGTCATGTTGGAAATAGCTTTTGGGTGTTAACCATCAGATGAGACAGGAAACTTGGAGTGAGCTTCGGAGGCCGGAGAAGGATGGTATGAATTTGAGAGGCCCGTATTTTTGGAAACTGTTATCACCCTTTCCGCTTTTACAAATTGCTGGGGAAAGTTTGTTGGCTAATCGTAACTGTGGATCAAAAGATATAAATTCATATTGACTTTGAAGCTTCATGAAGATCCAAGGGACCCAATCGGCATGCACCACATTTCCAGGCACGCAGCGGGGGGGTGGTCTTGGCACCGCAGGTTGCTCGACCCACCCTTCACAGGTCAGGCGAAAGTGGTCACGGGATTCCGCGTCGTTGTTGCTCCAAAGCTTAACGCGCCCCGCGCCCACTGAACTGATTCGGGTCAACACCAACTTTCACCTACACgcatcttcttcgcccttcCAATCCCATACTTGATTGTATCACAAACCTCCGAAGCTGGAACAGGAAAGAGAGCATTGTACACCCTCGCGAATTAAGAAACATGTCGGCTCACGAGGAATACGATGAATCAGcgatggaggatgggggacCCAACCCTGGCGCGCCCACACCCCTCGCAGCCTTGGAGGTACATTTTAACTACCTCCCACCCTTCCATTTCCAAAATCATTGACTTAAAAATTTTAGGGCGTTGCAGGTCTGACTAAACGTGACATTCAAATGATCATCGAGGGAGGCTACAACACGGTTGAGTCCGTCGCCTATACACCAAGGAGGGTACTTGAACAGATCAAGGGTATCTCGGAACAAAAAGCTCAAAAGATTCTCACTGAAGCTTCGAAACTCGTTCCCATGGGCTTCACGACTGCTACGGAAATGCATCAGCGTCGCAGTGagctcatctccatcacgACGGGCTCCAAGAACCTTGACACACTGTTGGCTGGTGGCATTGAAACCGGCAGCGTAACTGAAATCTTCGGCGAGTTTCGCACGGGAAAGTCACAAATCTGCCACACACTGGCCGTGACATGTCAGTTGCCTTTTGATatgggcggcggcgagggaaaGTGCATGTACATCGACACAGAAGGCACCTTTCGCCCCGTCCGTCTTCTTGCTGTGGCCAATCGATATGGTCTttctggggaagaggttCTCGACAATGTCGCCTATGCGAGAGCGTACAACTCGGATCATCAACTGCAGTTATTGAATCAAGCAGCCGCCATGATGTGCGAGACACGATTCAGTCTTCTGATTGTTGACTCAGCCACCTCGCTCTACCGAACTGACTTTTTGGGTCGTGGTGAGCTCAGCTCTCGTCAGACCCATCTCGCCAAGTTCATGCGTACTCTTCAGCGTCTTGCTGATGAGTTCGGGATTGCTGTCGTTATTACGAACCAGGTGGTGGCACAGGTCGATGGCGGTCCATCAGCCATGTTCAACCCCGACCCCAAGAAGCCCATTGGCGGCAACATCATCGCACATGCCAGTACAACACGCATCAGTTTAAAGAAGGGAAGGGCTGAGACAAGAATAGCCAAGATTTACGACAGTCCTTGTCTGCCAGAGAGTGACTGTCTTTTCGCGATTGGCGAAGATGGTATCGGGGACCCGGCCCCCAAGGACATGGAGAAGAACTGATGGATTCTCTCCAAAGGCATGGGGTCAATGAGTCTAGTATACATGTATTTATTTGAGCAGACATGAAGGATGGACGGGATGCATTGTAAAGGTTATGGGATGGTAATGAAGGGTCATGGTAGAGACAAGCAAGGCGTTTCGAGACATCGCATTTGTAGGATGATCTTATCTGATTTAGCTTGTACTTTCAGTACTGAATTAATTGCATGGAATTCCTGGCTTATTACCTACCATACAAAACAAAAGCATAAATCAAGGTTCCTGTTGGCTGATGGTCGAGATGCTCCTGCCTGTTGTGTCTTATCAGCTTATCAGAAAACCCATCCTAGCTCAGCCCGGGCCATTCTGCCCAGTCTTGCTCAGAGCTTCCTTGCTTGCTTGGCAAGGCGGCCAGAATTCTGCCCTCCAAAGCTCAAGAACCGCGACCAGTCTACCAGCAACGAAACGCGACAACGCACCCGGGATCGTCGATTGGTCGCTAAAAACATCACATGGGGTCAAGATGCCCTCCAGGAAGTTTGAGATACTCTACAAAGAGGCGCGATTGAATTTAGAGCCTGCTTCGCCATCGTCTATTGTGCAGCTCCGCGTCGCACCGCAAAGCGCCTACGGACGGGCGAGCTCAAACCGAACCAGCaccgaggacgagaagggcTACCGGTCAAGGAGCCTTGCGACTGCCTCCTCCATCTACTACCGAAAACACCACAAGTCTCCCCGAGCATTCCTCTGGCGTGTCCTCGAAAATGGCACCATTCTTAGCATTCGCGTCGCCGATGTTTGCAAGCAGCAACAAGTCGTCGATGCGCCATTGATTCTCAACCTTCGCTTCCCTTCTGCGATACACAGTTCATGCATCGGCTTTGCAGACCCAAAGGATACCGATTCGTTGTGCGTTTTCGTTGTCGACCAGTCGAACAAGCTGTACTCGATCACACTGCGACCTGAGCTCTTCCGCAACAAGACAACGAGTGACGGGGGGCTGGGAGATGCTTGCCGGGTATACTCGCCGCCAGGGTTTGGGTTTAAGCACCCGCATCGCCTTGCGGTTGTCAACTCTGATCAGTTTATCGTCACTATGCATGACGGCGGCATCTTGAAGTTTGACAGAAACAAGGCACACGATGGTAAGGCCCTATGTCATAGGTCTTGCTGGAACTATTGGTGCTAATTTTGTCATGTTCACAGTACATGCGTCGCCTTGGAAAGAAACCATTTACAATGTTGCCGGCTGGGGACAAAGTCTGCGTGGGCTTGTTCCCTTCCAGCGAAACCCGACGGTCCGATACGAAAAGATCAACATGGAGTTGACAGCGGCCGTATCGACAGCAGTGGCGACCATGGGACTCGAAAACACCGCCTTTCTATTCACGATTTGCTTAGATCACAGAATGAGGGTGTGGGACGTGCGCACAGGTTCAATCTTATACACTGGCGACATCTTGAATGCGAATAGGGATGTGCAGGAAGGGTCGTCATGGAACATCAATCCTTCGCAGAGCAATCTAATCCGAATAGAGGAAGGCGCTCGTGGCGAGTGTCTGGTTACGACCTTTTCGCCTGTCGGTAACGGCGAGTTCAAGTTCTGGAAAGTCAAGGCCAACGATCAGGGGTCGATTCATGTTGCCGACTACTTCTCAGGCCAGCAATTGATTCCTCCGAGCCCATCCTCGATGGATGTCTGGTCAATGGCCGACTTCGCCGTCATGGGCAAAACAGAAGGGCCAGAACTCTGGGCTTTGTGGAAGAACAACACCAGCTATCGCGTGCACAGGCTGCAAATACACCCGCGGAACGGCAATCGGTGCTTTGATGACGGGTGGAAGACGGTTTATATTGAAAACTCGGTACCAACAGTGGAAGCTTCGGGGCCATGGAACTCGATCGACTCCGCTGAGAAATGGCTCGATCTTATCTTCTTCCCTGGGAGATTCTCCAAGGCTACGCTTGAAACTGCCCTGGCCGTTTATGAGAAGGGACTGGGTACCTACAAGGAGACATCTTCAAGAGCGGGCAAGAGTATTGCAGAGTCCATCTGTTCTGTTCTGGGGTCCACGGCGGCATTGGGAAAGACCTCAGCCGGCGGTGCTGATTACGAGCAGTTCAGGGGTACAAGCGAAACGCAGTGGATGCGGTTTTGGCGTCTTTTGCTTGAGCTTGACAAGCAAAGGGGCGAAGCTCTTGCACTGATATATGATCCGGAGGAAGAAATGGTGTGGACTGCATGCGCAGACTTGCTTGCTGCCGTAAGGGAATGCAGCGATATGGACCGTGTTTATTACAATCTTTCGAGtccagagaagaaggatgaggatgtcgCTGCTCTGGTTGCTGCCGGTCTCACATTTGTGGAAGGTTTCAACGACAGTACATCCCAACTAAGCCACGCTGCCCTTCGAGCCGAGTTGTTCCAAGAGTCTTCGCTGCCGGACAGTGAAAGGATGCAGCTGTTCCTAGATCGGGCAGGGTTTTGGTCATCGGTCGGGGATGACGATATCGCCCAAGTCACCGACATTCTTGGTCAGAACTACCGGACAGTAACCTCGCGTCTGTATGAGGATCTGTTTGATTTGATCACAGCCACGAGCGACGCCAACTCACAGGAGCTTAAAGAGCAATTCACTGGGTTTGGGCGGAAGGTCATTGTCCGCTCTGTTCAAGATACAGTCGAGCTTCACCGGAGAATTCTCTTCAGTCAGCTGGTACTTCTTGTTCACATGGAGTTTGATATCGAAAATGAAGAGGAAAGCCCACTTCACTCGCGGTTCGACGTGGGTTCCATCTACCGGCGATTAATCGGGGCTCTCCGAAGACTGGAGCATCTGAGGTGGATGGTCAAGACAGAGCTGAACATTCCAACCAGAGTTGCGGTGGTGTCTGGTGTTTCTTCTCCTCAGTTAGCCAAGCGTGGACAGGAGGAGACACACACTGTGACAGCTCTGGAGGGGCTTACAGGTCACCTCTATGGGTTGCCAGAAGATAGCAATGAGCCACTAATTTCCGCCATCACGGACCTGGTATTGGACCTCTGCGCCCCTGGCAGCACGACCATCCTCCAGACGTGCCTTCTCCAATGCGGCCTGCTCAAACATGACCGACCAGATCTTGCACTCGAGCTCAAGCCGTTCGCCGACCAGGATCCCTTTTCCATTTATATCCAAGGTCGTGTCTTCCTTGCACACAAGGATTACGACACCGCTGCCTACTACTTCAGAAGAGCAGCCATTGgcctcagcatcaccatGAAGCACATGGATCGCCACAGCTCCGGCCTCCTCGACGATACAGAATGGAACCTCCTTAACAGTGGGCTCCCCAATTACTACAGCCATATCGTCTCTCTCTTCGAACGCCAAAAGGCTTACTCATACGTTGTGGAGTTTTCCCGCCTGGCTCTTCAATTCGTGCAAACAAGTGCGCAGGACACAGCAAGCATTAAAACTGAAATGCTGAGCCGTCTGTTCACCGCCTCCACGGCCATCTCCCACTTTGAGGAAGCCCACTCTGCTCTCCTCCAAATGCAGGACGAATCCCTGCAGAGATCCTACCTCCGCAAGCTCGTCGAGAAGATGTGCGAGACGGGCCAAAACAAGCAACTCATCAGCCTCCCCTTTTCCGGTCTGCAGCCCAAGGTGGatgacatcctcctcgagaaGTGCAAAGCCACCCGCGACGTCCTCAGCGGGGTACTCTACCACCAGATTCTCTACGCCTGGAGAATCAGCCACAACGATTACCGCGGTGGCGCCGCCATCCTGCTCGACAGGCTCCAAAAGCTCCGCCAGGCAGGCGAGGGCGACAAGATCAACAGCGTCAACGGCGACGCGCTGGACACGCAGGTCACGAGGCAGTATCTTCTTTTGATCAACGCGTTGAACTGCGTGCCGCCCGAGGAAGCTTACATTCTGGAGGATGTCTCTTCCGAGGAGAAATTGACCCCCGCTGCTCCTAGAATTaaccacggcggcggtggtggtgatgacctCGACGCGCAGCTGGAGGATCTCTCAAAGAAGCTCGATGTCGAGAacgggggggatggggaggaggaggacgcgGCGCTGGTTGCAAAGATGAAGTCGTTCTTGTCGAGGCCGGCGGAGGGGCAGGCGCCGAGGAAGCTGCTGACGCTGGCGGACATTAGGAAGAACTACCAGCTCGAGCTGGACAGGATTGTGGCGATTCAGAATAACCAGTTTGGTATCATGGGGGAGGGCGACGAAGACGTGGACATGATGGATATTGCTTAAAACagacaacagcaaaaacGTAGAATTTGtagatggagggggggagggggagtaagCCAAGCAAAGGGAAGATGGATGGGTACCAAGGGATGCGGCGGCTGGGTGTTAGTGTTTTTTGCTGGGTCTTGTAAATGAATGCTTTTTCCGATTTTGTAGTAggggttttgtttctttcatTTTAAAGCTTTTTGAGGAGAATCAAAAATTGGGAGATGCCTTTTTTGTTGCCATTGTCAAAAGGCTATCCCCATTTTGCGCTTCTGCTTGTGTACACTCGGTGACCATAAGCGAACAACTACTTGGGAGGAAATCCTTGGCTGACATTGAAGACAAGACAACCCCTTTATTTTAAACCCAAAAAAACGCCCTGCCCAATGCTGGAGAAAATTATCAAACATAAGCTTTATACAGCCAAATTCGCTAACAGAAACAAGAATCTCCTCGCTgtcacaaaaaaaaagccctCTCTCAATCCGAACTggccccttccttccttttcCTGAACCCACAAAGCTGTCAGCAAAGGATGCCTCTCATCACCGCCATGGCCACCGCCGACAAGTCCTGACCAACTTACGCCGGCACAGTGGTAATTCTATCCTCTGTTGGGGCTGGTAGGCCATCTGGCCCGTTGGTGAGTTCCGGGGCTTGACGATACAGGATGATCTCTGATTGCTTGAAATATCTCCTCGCGTCTACCAAGTTGTTAGAAGACCAGTCACATTGTGAGTCGTAGCGAGAAAGCTGCTTACCTTCGTCAATAAGGACGAGACTGAGGTAGTATCTCGTGGAGAACTTCTTGTTGACATCTCTGAACGTTGGTGTTAGGTCAAACCCGCCCAGGAACAGCCTGATAGGTATCGTTTCTCCTCTTGATGGCGACCCGTCCATGATCTAAGGCTGTTAGCTGTCAAAGTCCTATTTTACAAATGTGAGTAAGGAGTATGCAAATAGCCTACTTCGAACCGAACCAGCGTCTCACTCTCGTTATATTGGTTAGGCGCCGCTCCCGTCGTCTCTCGGCGGATGATGCTCAACTCCATGTGTTTAATCTTTAGGCGCACGAGCAAGAAGTAGATGCGCCCCACAATCACATCCTTGAGGTGGTACTTGCTCTTGCTGTACTCAAACTCGATGTGCAGGCAGTCCTCGATACCAACGTCCatcttgatgctgctgttcaTCTCGGGGGGGATGCGATAACTGTAGACCCAAATGTCCTTTTCGCGAATGACGTCGGCCATGCGACGGGATACCGTGACGCGGACAAAGTAGCGCAGCTTGACGTTGATGCCGTTGTAAGACTCGTACTGCTTCTCGACATTCTTGAAGTTGAAGTCGAAGGTCTGTGGGTGTTGGAGTTCGCCTGGGGCGGCGAGTTCTtggacgagggagaggaattCGTAGTGGTTGCCACGGTCGAAGAACATCTCTATTTGTCGCAATGGGGTTAGAgtttgggatttggagggaACTGGAGGACATGGGGGCGCATACCGATTGTGCCGATGAACTGGACCTTGATGCCTGTGTGCTCTAGCCGCTTGCCATCTTTTGGCCGTATTGTGATGGCGCCTTTGACGGATTCGCCGTCGTTGTACAAGGGTGCCTTCTCCCGTCGGTTCTTATCAAGCTTGACATCGACCATTGACCTCTCGTCGGCATCTTCTAGCACTATGTCGATATCGACGGGGGTTGCAAAGAAGTACGACATGATGGGCTTGTATTCGTTCC
It contains:
- a CDS encoding uncharacterized protein (EggNog:ENOG503P6JX), with protein sequence MANGIFFVSWELWQQMTFILAMGIVAVFCAGLMKLWWNNRLVKKQELLDEEKRLRVEEMRRSGLGMKRANDIPFGVRAIQGGVEVDGIWISRPASQDDPATAKLVSSNSTASSQSSALPPVSQVSLESQRPLFRTMGGLNEDTLRSLEGHGSRQPHDIYVPTSSQQIPHYPSQQSSVSSLGESASARSRSGKGNSSALNSRVYAPKPLCEGQYQYHQVDSARNGQDSPPDPFQTPARTPSGFSVRLPSGTQTPLLPVSSIPAPEPTFGPGDLHLNRSSRRVNGGFEILPAGTVGGPRKLDHSVNPVPGRTASQSPNKPRT
- the rhp51 gene encoding RecA recombinase Rhp51 (EggNog:ENOG503NU4I; COG:L) — its product is MSAHEEYDESAMEDGGPNPGAPTPLAALEGVAGLTKRDIQMIIEGGYNTVESVAYTPRRVLEQIKGISEQKAQKILTEASKLVPMGFTTATEMHQRRSELISITTGSKNLDTLLAGGIETGSVTEIFGEFRTGKSQICHTLAVTCQLPFDMGGGEGKCMYIDTEGTFRPVRLLAVANRYGLSGEEVLDNVAYARAYNSDHQLQLLNQAAAMMCETRFSLLIVDSATSLYRTDFLGRGELSSRQTHLAKFMRTLQRLADEFGIAVVITNQVVAQVDGGPSAMFNPDPKKPIGGNIIAHASTTRISLKKGRAETRIAKIYDSPCLPESDCLFAIGEDGIGDPAPKDMEKN
- a CDS encoding uncharacterized protein (COG:U; EggNog:ENOG503NY82), which gives rise to MVEMLLPVVSYQLIRKPILAQPGPFCPVLLRASLLAWQGGQNSALQSSRTATSLPATKRDNAPGIVDWSLKTSHGVKMPSRKFEILYKEARLNLEPASPSSIVQLRVAPQSAYGRASSNRTSTEDEKGYRSRSLATASSIYYRKHHKSPRAFLWRVLENGTILSIRVADVCKQQQVVDAPLILNLRFPSAIHSSCIGFADPKDTDSLCVFVVDQSNKLYSITLRPELFRNKTTSDGGLGDACRVYSPPGFGFKHPHRLAVVNSDQFIVTMHDGGILKFDRNKAHDVHASPWKETIYNVAGWGQSLRGLVPFQRNPTVRYEKINMELTAAVSTAVATMGLENTAFLFTICLDHRMRVWDVRTGSILYTGDILNANRDVQEGSSWNINPSQSNLIRIEEGARGECLVTTFSPVGNGEFKFWKVKANDQGSIHVADYFSGQQLIPPSPSSMDVWSMADFAVMGKTEGPELWALWKNNTSYRVHRLQIHPRNGNRCFDDGWKTVYIENSVPTVEASGPWNSIDSAEKWLDLIFFPGRFSKATLETALAVYEKGLGTYKETSSRAGKSIAESICSVLGSTAALGKTSAGGADYEQFRGTSETQWMRFWRLLLELDKQRGEALALIYDPEEEMVWTACADLLAAVRECSDMDRVYYNLSSPEKKDEDVAALVAAGLTFVEGFNDSTSQLSHAALRAELFQESSLPDSERMQLFLDRAGFWSSVGDDDIAQVTDILGQNYRTVTSRLYEDLFDLITATSDANSQELKEQFTGFGRKVIVRSVQDTVELHRRILFSQLVLLVHMEFDIENEEESPLHSRFDVGSIYRRLIGALRRLEHLRWMVKTELNIPTRVAVVSGVSSPQLAKRGQEETHTVTALEGLTGHLYGLPEDSNEPLISAITDLVLDLCAPGSTTILQTCLLQCGLLKHDRPDLALELKPFADQDPFSIYIQGRVFLAHKDYDTAAYYFRRAAIGLSITMKHMDRHSSGLLDDTEWNLLNSGLPNYYSHIVSLFERQKAYSYVVEFSRLALQFVQTSAQDTASIKTEMLSRLFTASTAISHFEEAHSALLQMQDESLQRSYLRKLVEKMCETGQNKQLISLPFSGLQPKVDDILLEKCKATRDVLSGVLYHQILYAWRISHNDYRGGAAILLDRLQKLRQAGEGDKINSVNGDALDTQVTRQYLLLINALNCVPPEEAYILEDVSSEEKLTPAAPRINHGGGGGDDLDAQLEDLSKKLDVENGGDGEEEDAALVAKMKSFLSRPAEGQAPRKLLTLADIRKNYQLELDRIVAIQNNQFGIMGEGDEDVDMMDIA
- the vps26 gene encoding Vacuolar protein sorting-associated protein 26 (COG:U; BUSCO:EOG092632FC; EggNog:ENOG503NUY1), coding for MSYFFATPVDIDIVLEDADERSMVDVKLDKNRREKAPLYNDGESVKGAITIRPKDGKRLEHTGIKVQFIGTIEMFFDRGNHYEFLSLVQELAAPGELQHPQTFDFNFKNVEKQYESYNGINVKLRYFVRVTVSRRMADVIREKDIWVYSYRIPPEMNSSIKMDVGIEDCLHIEFEYSKSKYHLKDVIVGRIYFLLVRLKIKHMELSIIRRETTGAAPNQYNESETLVRFEIMDGSPSRGETIPIRLFLGGFDLTPTFRDVNKKFSTRYYLSLVLIDEDARRYFKQSEIILYRQAPELTNGPDGLPAPTEDRITTVPAKRKEGASSD